A single genomic interval of Antarcticibacterium arcticum harbors:
- a CDS encoding pseudouridine synthase — protein MNFKIYKPYGYLSQFVNNQSTRKNKKLLGELYDFPQETMAIGRLDEDSEGLLLLTNEGQISEEVRSRTVEKEYYVQVDGDIDPIAISKLSSGVEIGIHGKKYTTNPCTAFKLKSPPQFPERGKKIRDERHGPTSWLSIVITEGKFRQVKKMTAAVGYPTLRLVRIRIGNEFLGSMIPGEVEAVKTFKL, from the coding sequence ATGAATTTTAAGATCTATAAACCCTATGGTTATTTGAGTCAGTTTGTAAATAATCAATCTACACGAAAGAATAAAAAATTGCTGGGAGAGCTATATGACTTTCCGCAGGAAACAATGGCAATTGGCAGGCTGGATGAAGACTCAGAAGGCTTATTATTGTTAACCAATGAAGGGCAAATAAGCGAGGAAGTAAGAAGCAGGACTGTTGAAAAGGAATATTATGTGCAGGTTGATGGAGATATTGACCCTATTGCCATATCGAAATTAAGCAGTGGAGTGGAAATTGGAATTCACGGCAAAAAATACACCACCAACCCCTGTACTGCATTTAAACTCAAATCCCCTCCCCAATTCCCCGAAAGAGGTAAAAAAATAAGGGATGAAAGACATGGGCCAACCAGCTGGCTGTCAATTGTGATTACCGAAGGGAAATTCCGGCAGGTTAAAAAAATGACAGCGGCAGTTGGCTACCCAACATTGCGTCTGGTGAGAATAAGAATAGGGAACGAATTTCTGGGGAGTATGATTCCCGGGGAAGTAGAAGCGGTTAAAACATTTAAATTGTAA
- the azu gene encoding azurin, with protein MKNLNKLIMLLTAIFLISCGDKKEEKEQITLEAPETTETRATTSDSNEKMVEISLTGDDQMRFNKKEIRVRAGQTVKLTLEHVGKMEKNVMGHNFVLLSQGTDINQFGQQAVQAANNDYIPQGSSNVIAHTKMIGGGESVTIEFEAPAAGTYDFICSFPGHYAVMRGKFIVE; from the coding sequence ATGAAGAATTTGAATAAACTCATTATGCTCTTAACCGCCATTTTCCTTATTAGTTGCGGTGATAAAAAGGAGGAAAAGGAACAAATAACTTTAGAAGCTCCTGAAACGACCGAGACCCGGGCAACAACCAGTGATTCCAATGAAAAGATGGTTGAGATAAGCCTTACCGGTGATGACCAAATGAGGTTTAATAAAAAAGAGATAAGGGTACGCGCCGGTCAAACTGTAAAATTAACCCTTGAGCATGTGGGCAAAATGGAAAAAAATGTTATGGGACATAATTTCGTATTGCTTAGCCAGGGAACAGATATTAATCAATTTGGACAACAAGCGGTACAGGCTGCCAATAATGACTATATCCCTCAAGGTTCATCAAATGTGATAGCCCATACAAAAATGATTGGTGGAGGTGAGAGTGTTACTATAGAATTCGAGGCTCCAGCCGCGGGAACTTATGATTTTATTTGTAGTTTCCCAGGGCATTATGCTGTAATGCGGGGGAAATTTATAGTTGAATAA
- a CDS encoding lipoate--protein ligase: MIFIENEGITDPRVNLALEEYALRNFPARDYLLFYINEPSIIIGRNQNTLEEINLSYVEENNIHVVRRVSGGGAVYHDFGNLNFSFITNHDVKSLNNFLKFTEPVIKILNSIGVAAELKGRNDIVVNDRKISGNAQFSTGKRMFSHGTLLLDSDLDEVTRALNVKMSKIISKGHKSVRSRVANISEFLPEPMDIHHFRSFILKGLYREEPDFETYHLSPDEWKAVHQLKEEKYATWDWNYGSSPKFNIQRSKRFPIGEIDLRIFVEKGHIESLRIFGDFFGKEPVESLESLFHGRRYDREEISEVLEPVVIEDYFGALDKEDFLELLYGEDQPDL, encoded by the coding sequence ATGATATTTATTGAAAATGAAGGAATTACAGATCCCCGGGTAAACCTTGCACTTGAGGAATATGCCCTGCGCAATTTCCCGGCAAGAGATTACCTGCTTTTTTATATCAATGAACCTTCCATCATTATAGGAAGAAACCAAAATACCCTTGAGGAGATCAACCTTAGTTATGTAGAGGAGAATAATATTCACGTGGTACGAAGGGTTTCAGGGGGTGGTGCTGTTTACCACGATTTTGGCAATCTTAACTTCAGCTTTATAACAAATCATGATGTTAAAAGCCTGAACAACTTCCTGAAATTTACAGAGCCGGTTATAAAGATCCTTAACTCTATTGGGGTGGCAGCCGAATTGAAAGGAAGGAACGATATAGTAGTGAATGACCGCAAAATTTCAGGAAACGCGCAATTTTCAACGGGGAAACGCATGTTTAGCCATGGGACACTTCTTTTGGATAGTGACCTTGATGAAGTTACGAGGGCTTTGAATGTGAAGATGAGCAAAATTATTTCAAAAGGCCATAAATCTGTACGCAGCCGGGTAGCCAACATAAGTGAATTTTTGCCGGAGCCCATGGATATTCACCATTTCCGATCTTTCATCCTTAAAGGCCTATACCGGGAAGAACCGGATTTTGAGACCTACCATCTAAGCCCGGATGAATGGAAAGCAGTGCACCAGTTAAAAGAGGAAAAATATGCTACCTGGGATTGGAATTACGGCAGTTCACCCAAATTCAATATTCAGCGTTCCAAACGTTTTCCCATTGGGGAAATAGACCTAAGGATATTTGTTGAAAAGGGCCATATTGAAAGCCTCAGGATCTTTGGCGATTTCTTCGGAAAGGAACCGGTGGAAAGCCTGGAATCCTTATTTCATGGAAGACGCTATGACAGGGAGGAAATTTCTGAAGTACTTGAACCGGTGGTTATAGAAGATTATTTTGGTGCCCTGGATAAGGAGGATTTTCTGGAACTGCTATATGGCGAGGACCAACCCGATTTATAA
- a CDS encoding DUF1059 domain-containing protein, whose product MKTIYCRDAGFDCDAVIRGESPQKVLNQAAIHVKRFME is encoded by the coding sequence ATGAAGACGATATATTGCAGAGACGCGGGGTTTGATTGTGATGCAGTTATAAGAGGAGAGTCTCCTCAGAAAGTTCTTAATCAGGCTGCAATTCATGTGAAAAGGTTCATGGAGTAA
- a CDS encoding MBL fold metallo-hydrolase RNA specificity domain-containing protein, protein MEVKVHFLGASGTVTGSKFVVETPGYNVMVDCGMFQGLKELRLLNWDPLDFPASQIDAVLLTHGHLDHTGYLPRLVLQGFKGPIIGTAPTLAIAAVIMEDSAKIQEEDAERANNEGYSIHDPAEAFYTTEDVQQTIRLFKHTAISEWVQLAPGIKYKYEKNGHILGACYIEFDIYGKIFLFSGDIGRDKDLLLEAPVKPEWADFIFMESTYGNRLHPENDTEVILTEAIKETIEKRGSLIIPSFAVERMQTLMYILFQLYKKKKIPHIPIFIDSPMGNKVYDIFRNFSNWHKLNAGELNEMQEHFNVIKSFKETWDTIDDKRAKVVIAGSGMVTGGRVLTYLKYAISNPTTILILVGFQAEGTRGRELQEGVHEIKIFGEYLPVKAKVMEIQSLSAHADQQELLDWLSHLKNIPEKIFLIHGEEPAADSLRLKIKDTYNWKTHQPKLNEVVSFKFEKEIKGD, encoded by the coding sequence ATGGAAGTTAAAGTGCATTTTCTTGGAGCCTCGGGGACCGTTACGGGGTCCAAATTTGTTGTGGAAACCCCGGGTTATAATGTTATGGTTGATTGTGGGATGTTTCAGGGTTTAAAGGAATTGCGGCTTTTAAACTGGGATCCTCTGGATTTCCCTGCATCTCAAATTGATGCCGTCTTACTCACCCACGGGCACCTGGACCATACAGGATACCTTCCCAGATTGGTCTTGCAGGGATTTAAAGGACCAATTATAGGTACGGCCCCAACCCTGGCAATTGCAGCCGTTATTATGGAAGACAGTGCAAAAATCCAGGAAGAGGATGCAGAGCGGGCCAATAACGAAGGCTACAGCATACATGATCCTGCAGAGGCATTTTATACCACAGAGGATGTACAGCAAACCATAAGATTATTTAAGCATACTGCAATTTCTGAATGGGTACAACTTGCACCGGGTATAAAGTATAAGTACGAGAAAAATGGCCATATTCTGGGAGCCTGTTACATTGAATTTGATATCTACGGAAAAATTTTCCTTTTTTCAGGAGATATTGGAAGGGATAAGGATCTTTTGCTCGAAGCACCTGTAAAACCCGAATGGGCAGATTTTATTTTTATGGAGAGTACCTACGGGAACAGGTTGCATCCCGAAAATGATACAGAGGTCATATTAACAGAAGCTATTAAAGAAACGATAGAAAAGCGCGGATCACTAATAATCCCAAGTTTTGCAGTAGAAAGGATGCAAACTCTTATGTATATATTATTCCAACTATACAAAAAGAAGAAGATCCCACATATTCCCATTTTTATTGACAGTCCAATGGGAAATAAGGTATATGATATTTTCAGGAATTTCTCAAATTGGCATAAGCTTAACGCGGGCGAGCTTAATGAAATGCAGGAACATTTTAATGTGATCAAATCTTTTAAAGAAACCTGGGATACCATAGATGATAAAAGGGCCAAGGTTGTAATTGCAGGAAGTGGCATGGTAACCGGCGGAAGGGTTTTAACCTACCTTAAATATGCCATCTCAAATCCCACTACAATTTTAATTCTTGTGGGTTTCCAGGCTGAAGGTACCAGAGGCAGGGAATTACAGGAAGGAGTTCACGAGATTAAGATCTTTGGAGAATATCTTCCTGTAAAAGCGAAAGTGATGGAAATTCAAAGTCTTTCTGCCCACGCAGATCAACAGGAGTTGTTGGACTGGTTATCTCATTTAAAGAATATCCCTGAAAAGATCTTTCTTATACACGGCGAAGAACCGGCAGCAGATTCACTACGGCTTAAAATAAAGGATACATATAACTGGAAAACCCACCAGCCAAAATTAAACGAAGTTGTGAGTTTTAAGTTTGAAAAGGAAATAAAAGGAGATTAA
- a CDS encoding ATP cone domain-containing protein, producing MSTKKNLYIIKASGEKVKFSMDKVAASLKKAGTEDSLIHTVLQKLKNELYDGITTREVYNRAFNILKEKNSYSASRYKLKRAIYELGPTGFPFEKFIGAIFRHTGFSIQIGKIMQGKCVKHEVDVVATNHKETFIMECKFHSDPGKFCDVKTPLYIHSRFTDIFNFSHEKDPAHPAFNEGWVVTNTRFSHDAIQYSKCIGLNLLSWDLPKGNALKDRIDHTGLYPITVSTLLTQREKQFLLSRDVVLCKELTEDNFYLDHLDISGERKARILLEMKELCHFKKPLK from the coding sequence ATGAGCACAAAAAAAAACCTATACATTATAAAAGCTTCGGGAGAGAAGGTCAAATTCTCCATGGATAAAGTGGCGGCTTCCCTTAAAAAAGCAGGAACTGAAGATTCCCTTATCCATACGGTTCTTCAAAAGTTGAAAAATGAATTATATGATGGGATTACAACCCGCGAGGTTTATAACCGGGCTTTTAATATATTAAAGGAAAAAAATAGTTATTCGGCTTCGCGTTATAAATTAAAAAGAGCAATTTATGAATTGGGCCCCACCGGTTTTCCTTTTGAGAAATTTATAGGAGCTATCTTTCGTCATACAGGCTTTTCAATTCAAATAGGGAAAATAATGCAGGGTAAATGTGTAAAACATGAAGTAGACGTTGTGGCCACAAACCATAAAGAAACCTTTATAATGGAATGTAAATTTCATAGTGATCCGGGAAAATTCTGCGATGTCAAAACCCCGTTATACATACACTCCAGGTTTACTGATATCTTTAACTTTAGCCATGAAAAAGATCCAGCCCATCCTGCTTTCAATGAGGGCTGGGTTGTGACCAATACGCGTTTTTCCCATGATGCCATCCAATATAGTAAATGTATAGGCCTTAACCTGTTGAGTTGGGACCTGCCCAAAGGAAATGCTCTTAAAGACAGGATAGACCACACTGGTTTATATCCAATCACGGTTTCCACCTTGCTTACACAGCGTGAAAAACAGTTTTTGCTTAGCCGTGATGTCGTATTATGCAAAGAATTAACAGAGGATAATTTTTACCTGGATCACCTGGATATTTCGGGAGAAAGAAAAGCCAGGATCCTTTTGGAAATGAAAGAGCTCTGCCATTTTAAAAAACCCCTGAAATGA
- a CDS encoding universal stress protein, producing MKKRILIPTDFSKNAWNALNYATTLYKDEECTFFLLNAYQLYHFTTDSIITPEPGEKSFEEAKATSEKGLEDLLDGLQSTADNSRHTFEMISVYNNVLNAVKEIIKSKEINLVVMGTKGEGNPMNALYGSNAVTIIENVKKCPILVIPEISKSPEVAKAEIVFATNFKYYYKRRELATLVDIASKLNAPIRILNINGDRKITDEQEGNKELLTEYFEGIDHSFHTLTNISVAPGIHAFMESRSSTILALYNRKHGFFSALFTSSLVKELSESPQFPILVLQEHH from the coding sequence ATGAAAAAGCGCATTTTAATTCCAACAGATTTTTCAAAGAATGCCTGGAATGCATTGAATTATGCCACAACTCTTTATAAGGATGAGGAATGTACTTTCTTCCTTTTAAATGCTTACCAGCTATACCATTTTACAACAGATAGTATAATAACCCCTGAACCGGGCGAAAAATCCTTTGAAGAGGCCAAAGCTACTTCAGAAAAAGGCCTCGAAGATTTGTTGGATGGTTTACAATCAACGGCAGATAACTCAAGGCATACCTTTGAAATGATCTCGGTATACAATAACGTTTTAAATGCTGTTAAGGAGATAATTAAAAGCAAAGAAATAAATCTGGTAGTGATGGGCACAAAAGGGGAAGGTAACCCTATGAATGCTCTCTATGGGAGCAATGCTGTTACAATAATTGAAAATGTAAAAAAATGCCCCATCCTGGTAATTCCTGAAATTTCCAAATCACCAGAAGTTGCGAAAGCAGAAATAGTATTTGCAACCAATTTTAAATATTATTACAAGCGCAGAGAGCTCGCTACGTTGGTAGATATTGCCTCCAAACTTAATGCCCCCATTCGTATTTTAAATATTAACGGTGACCGAAAAATCACCGATGAGCAGGAAGGAAACAAGGAATTACTTACAGAATATTTTGAAGGTATAGATCATAGTTTTCACACCCTTACAAATATTTCAGTCGCACCGGGTATACACGCTTTTATGGAAAGCCGCAGCAGTACGATCCTTGCATTATACAACCGCAAACACGGATTTTTTTCAGCATTATTCACCAGTTCCCTGGTGAAAGAACTAAGCGAATCTCCTCAATTTCCAATACTGGTACTGCAGGAGCATCATTAA
- a CDS encoding universal stress protein — MKTILLPTDFSDNALNAAVYAINLYRRETCHFIFLNAYNIEGYFANSLLMPEPAKHILEQAKKDSIDKLQDLVNNLEIEYSNLNHNFTTVSQNDHLVPAINLQIESAPVEAVIIGTQGNTAAHDVAFGRNTKNIMEEVRNCPILAIPSHVKYKGLNEVVLPTSYKMDFRPEDFSFIKRFLSRNNASLRVLHIEETTALTQMQKDKKQALEAILKSTPHSFHHLANVSIPIGIYTFTESRGSDMIAFLNKKHSFFENILLEPLYKNLGNYSQIPVLVLQLKREEY; from the coding sequence ATGAAAACTATTCTTCTGCCCACAGATTTTTCAGATAATGCTTTGAATGCGGCAGTGTATGCAATCAATCTTTATAGAAGGGAGACCTGCCATTTCATTTTTCTTAATGCCTATAACATCGAAGGGTATTTTGCCAACAGTCTTTTAATGCCTGAACCTGCAAAACATATCCTGGAACAAGCCAAAAAGGATTCAATAGATAAACTTCAAGATCTTGTAAATAACCTGGAAATAGAATATTCCAACCTTAACCATAATTTTACTACCGTATCTCAAAATGATCACCTGGTCCCTGCTATTAACCTGCAAATAGAATCTGCACCGGTGGAGGCAGTTATTATTGGCACTCAAGGCAATACAGCCGCTCATGATGTTGCATTTGGGAGAAATACAAAAAACATTATGGAAGAAGTTCGTAATTGCCCTATTCTGGCAATTCCTTCTCACGTAAAGTATAAAGGCTTAAATGAGGTAGTATTGCCAACAAGCTACAAGATGGATTTCAGGCCTGAAGATTTTAGTTTTATTAAAAGGTTTTTGTCACGCAATAATGCGTCTTTAAGAGTATTACATATTGAAGAAACTACTGCATTAACTCAAATGCAAAAAGATAAAAAGCAAGCGCTGGAAGCAATTTTAAAAAGCACACCTCACAGTTTTCATCACCTGGCGAACGTTTCAATTCCTATAGGTATATACACGTTTACTGAAAGCCGGGGTAGTGATATGATTGCTTTCCTTAATAAAAAACACAGTTTTTTTGAAAATATACTATTAGAACCTCTTTATAAAAATCTTGGGAATTATTCCCAGATACCCGTGCTGGTTCTTCAATTAAAGCGGGAAGAATATTAG
- a CDS encoding universal stress protein, with translation MKKILLPTDFSENAFNAIKYAVQLFQNEKCTFFLLNTYTPVLYDSDYILYSPAASLSLDEVYKNNSQSGLEKVKNRIITEYPNDLHSYELIPSFSLLNEEIKEQVQSRNIDLVIMGTQGATGAAQILFGTHTVHAIKRAICPLLAIPSGCDFKTPESILFPTDYDINYTRELLKLLKHLVKENNAKIHILHVFFGYPLEAEQEKSKKILANYFEDVPHQFYSIEKNTVTEGIYEFQEEHEPDVLAMISNKHSFFENLLFRPVINEIGFRVKTPFLVIPSGKFNK, from the coding sequence ATGAAAAAAATATTACTTCCTACAGATTTTTCTGAAAATGCATTCAATGCGATTAAATATGCAGTACAGCTATTCCAAAATGAGAAATGCACATTCTTCCTGTTGAATACTTATACACCGGTTTTGTATGATTCAGATTACATCCTTTACAGCCCGGCTGCTTCCCTTAGTTTGGATGAAGTTTATAAGAATAATTCCCAGAGTGGTTTGGAAAAAGTTAAAAACAGGATTATAACAGAATATCCTAATGACCTGCATTCCTATGAGCTTATCCCCTCTTTTAGTTTGCTAAACGAGGAAATAAAGGAGCAGGTTCAATCCCGGAATATAGACCTTGTGATTATGGGTACCCAGGGAGCCACAGGTGCTGCTCAAATTCTTTTTGGCACACATACCGTGCACGCCATTAAACGGGCGATATGTCCATTACTTGCAATTCCCTCCGGCTGCGATTTTAAAACCCCGGAAAGTATCCTCTTTCCTACAGATTATGATATTAATTACACCCGGGAGCTTTTGAAATTATTAAAACACCTCGTTAAAGAAAACAATGCTAAAATTCATATCCTGCATGTCTTTTTTGGATATCCTTTGGAGGCGGAACAGGAAAAATCAAAAAAAATCCTGGCCAATTACTTCGAAGATGTTCCCCACCAGTTTTACAGCATAGAAAAGAATACTGTTACTGAGGGGATCTATGAATTTCAGGAAGAGCATGAGCCGGATGTTCTGGCAATGATTAGCAATAAACACTCATTCTTCGAAAATTTGCTGTTCCGGCCCGTGATCAACGAAATAGGCTTTAGGGTAAAAACACCTTTTTTAGTGATCCCATCTGGCAAATTCAATAAATAA
- a CDS encoding universal stress protein, whose product MRKIVVPSDFSENAMNALKYAVELFKHEISEFHILHAFAEEVYNNKEILTRTAMDAVKEDLQKKYESQLEVILREIQEFSPNPRHRFQAHVAFGHLIDELNELVDKEEADIAVMGTRGKTNDRQLTFGSNTLQVIKYVQCPVLSIPENYKFQDLQHILFPTNFMLPYQKRELKLVAEISKSFPATIHMLYISNFPIESLRQKENFEFIKTQFLEEYFQYHRVDEASRERVIYEQLEHLKIDLLVMANSRHTYLENILYESTIDKISLYPKIPFLVLQNFYRECR is encoded by the coding sequence ATGAGAAAGATTGTGGTCCCTTCAGATTTTTCAGAAAATGCAATGAACGCATTAAAATATGCGGTGGAATTGTTTAAACACGAAATAAGTGAATTTCATATCCTGCATGCTTTTGCGGAGGAAGTGTATAATAACAAAGAGATTCTCACCCGCACCGCAATGGATGCTGTAAAAGAAGACCTTCAAAAAAAATACGAATCTCAACTTGAAGTTATTCTCAGGGAGATCCAGGAATTCTCTCCAAATCCTAGGCACCGGTTTCAAGCCCACGTTGCCTTCGGCCATTTAATAGATGAGCTCAATGAGCTGGTTGACAAAGAGGAGGCCGATATTGCGGTTATGGGAACCCGTGGCAAGACCAATGACCGGCAGTTGACATTTGGCAGCAATACCCTACAGGTTATAAAATATGTACAGTGCCCGGTCTTGTCAATTCCTGAAAATTATAAATTTCAGGACCTTCAGCATATATTGTTTCCAACCAATTTTATGTTGCCATATCAAAAAAGGGAATTAAAGCTGGTGGCCGAAATAAGCAAATCTTTTCCTGCTACCATACATATGCTTTATATTTCAAATTTCCCCATAGAATCCCTTCGGCAAAAAGAAAATTTTGAATTTATAAAAACTCAGTTCCTGGAAGAATATTTCCAATATCACCGGGTAGATGAGGCCTCACGGGAACGGGTAATCTATGAGCAACTGGAACATTTGAAAATAGATCTCCTTGTAATGGCAAACTCCAGGCATACCTACCTGGAAAATATATTGTATGAATCAACTATTGATAAAATAAGCCTTTATCCTAAGATCCCTTTCCTTGTATTACAGAATTTTTACAGGGAATGCAGATAG
- a CDS encoding zinc ribbon domain-containing protein → MKPLQCQSCGMMFPKEDVGTNRDNSPNEDFCYNCFQNGEFTDHHLTLHNLEIRLLEMAKLHNEISLEEAQQIIRVLPDLKRWRMNHI, encoded by the coding sequence ATGAAACCACTACAATGTCAAAGTTGCGGAATGATGTTTCCAAAAGAAGATGTGGGTACTAACCGCGATAATTCCCCCAATGAGGATTTTTGTTATAATTGTTTTCAAAACGGAGAATTTACAGATCATCATTTGACGCTTCATAATCTTGAGATAAGATTGCTTGAAATGGCCAAGTTACATAACGAGATCTCCCTGGAGGAAGCGCAGCAAATAATAAGAGTATTGCCCGATCTAAAAAGATGGCGAATGAACCATATTTAA